A stretch of Myxococcus hansupus DNA encodes these proteins:
- a CDS encoding outer membrane beta-barrel domain-containing protein has protein sequence MRPILSLALLVATATQAAPRVPAPAFALAQVQQVPAPGAETAVPPPTQPASLPEAPSVPASRPEPRVPGTTNVRSDSAPSHGTGTAPERERTPASADEAGLASEPMPATEPAPTVESQTAPPATDMAGQEAPPVPDDAPVLAADLESSDAPRTTDVQQQRLVNGAPLYNPNVSVHIVQKKRFADEGRHELTVYPATVQVNGKYTNHAGTAAHYTYHLQENFALQVMGQYNWYSNESAFNLELIDKVREQAQAASSLLLVWGAHAGVEVTPLYGKFAFLNNSLAQFSVVLSGGAGVGSTRHLIRPAVTNEVDGQSFNVPARFGDTGTKFLGSVGGGFRLQFGESYALRVEVRDLIYTARVDRVDGCNLADFEALEAARSSNQDFASLNLSGSCRYQRFDGVDPKTRKNYREDIILGRDLVAEPSSDVLNNVSFYAGFSVLF, from the coding sequence ATGCGACCGATTCTGTCCCTCGCGCTCCTTGTCGCCACGGCCACCCAGGCCGCGCCGCGCGTCCCGGCTCCGGCCTTCGCGTTGGCGCAGGTCCAGCAGGTGCCCGCGCCCGGTGCGGAGACGGCCGTGCCGCCTCCCACGCAGCCGGCCTCGCTCCCGGAGGCGCCCAGCGTCCCGGCGTCCCGTCCCGAGCCTCGGGTCCCCGGAACCACGAACGTCCGCTCCGACTCCGCGCCCAGCCACGGCACGGGCACGGCGCCCGAGCGGGAGCGCACGCCCGCTTCCGCGGATGAAGCGGGCCTGGCGTCGGAGCCGATGCCGGCCACCGAGCCCGCGCCCACGGTGGAGTCGCAGACGGCGCCGCCGGCAACGGACATGGCCGGCCAGGAGGCGCCGCCCGTGCCGGATGACGCGCCGGTGCTCGCGGCCGACCTGGAGTCGTCGGATGCGCCTCGCACCACGGATGTCCAGCAGCAGCGGCTGGTGAACGGCGCGCCGCTCTACAACCCCAACGTGTCGGTGCACATCGTCCAGAAGAAGCGCTTCGCGGACGAGGGCCGGCACGAGCTGACGGTGTACCCGGCCACGGTGCAGGTGAACGGCAAGTACACCAACCACGCGGGCACGGCGGCGCACTACACCTACCACCTGCAGGAGAACTTCGCGCTCCAGGTGATGGGCCAGTACAACTGGTACTCCAACGAGAGCGCCTTCAACCTGGAGCTCATCGACAAGGTCCGCGAGCAGGCGCAGGCGGCCTCGTCGCTGCTGCTCGTCTGGGGCGCGCACGCGGGCGTGGAAGTGACGCCGCTGTACGGCAAGTTCGCCTTCCTCAACAACTCGCTGGCGCAGTTCAGCGTGGTGCTCAGCGGCGGCGCGGGCGTGGGGTCCACGCGGCACCTCATCCGCCCCGCGGTGACCAACGAGGTGGACGGCCAGTCCTTCAACGTGCCCGCGCGCTTCGGTGACACGGGCACCAAGTTCCTCGGCTCGGTGGGCGGCGGCTTCCGCCTCCAGTTCGGTGAGTCGTACGCGTTGCGCGTGGAGGTCCGCGACCTCATCTACACCGCGCGCGTGGACCGGGTGGACGGCTGCAACCTGGCCGACTTCGAGGCGCTGGAGGCGGCGCGCTCCTCCAACCAGGACTTCGCTTCGCTGAACCTGAGCGGTAGCTGCCGCTACCAGCGGTTCGACGGCGTGGACCCGAAGACCCGGAAGAACTACCGCGAGGACATCATCCTGGGCCGCGACCTGGTGGCCGAGCCGTCCTCCGACGTCCTCAACAACGTCAGCTTCTACGCCGGCTTCTCTGTCCTCTTTTGA
- a CDS encoding outer membrane beta-barrel domain-containing protein: MIARTLCVFASLAVSLAAPISAAQDDENVLDNVVVRNRLYEPGGNLEVSFGVGLPLQTHLTAHYVFNAGVAYNLFDTFAVEARAGYAASRHTGLARSISESFLNREDKRVTDELEDLWQMNLHGVAGVRWAPIYGKLSLLSDLPAHFQAYVWAGGGLASFQRNSVIQCTQVVNRQLGICDNRTSVDDRGSASQNYWVKESRVAPVVSAAVGFRFFILERHGVRLELRDWVFRDNYRVNLVRDAWEAGEATGEPARSPGLTHLVQFDLGYTFSF; encoded by the coding sequence ATGATCGCACGCACGCTCTGCGTCTTTGCTTCGTTGGCAGTCTCGCTGGCGGCGCCAATCTCCGCGGCGCAGGACGACGAGAACGTCCTCGACAACGTCGTGGTCCGCAACCGGCTGTACGAACCGGGCGGCAACCTGGAGGTGTCCTTCGGCGTGGGCCTGCCGCTGCAGACCCACCTGACGGCGCACTACGTCTTCAACGCCGGTGTCGCCTACAACCTCTTCGACACCTTCGCGGTGGAGGCGCGCGCCGGCTACGCGGCCAGCCGTCACACGGGCCTGGCGCGGTCCATCTCCGAAAGCTTCCTCAACCGCGAGGACAAGCGCGTCACCGACGAGCTGGAGGACCTCTGGCAGATGAACCTGCACGGGGTGGCCGGCGTCCGGTGGGCGCCCATCTACGGCAAGCTCAGCCTGCTGTCGGACCTGCCCGCGCACTTCCAGGCCTACGTCTGGGCGGGCGGCGGCCTGGCCTCGTTCCAGCGCAACTCCGTCATCCAGTGCACCCAGGTGGTGAACCGCCAACTGGGCATCTGTGACAACCGCACGTCCGTGGATGATCGCGGCTCCGCCTCCCAGAACTACTGGGTGAAGGAGTCGCGCGTGGCCCCGGTGGTGTCCGCCGCGGTGGGCTTCCGCTTCTTCATCCTCGAGCGGCACGGCGTGCGCCTGGAGCTGCGCGACTGGGTCTTCCGGGACAACTACCGCGTCAATCTGGTGCGCGACGCATGGGAGGCGGGCGAGGCGACGGGTGAGCCCGCTCGCAGCCCTGGCCTCACGCACCTGGTGCAGTTCGACCTTGGCTACACCTTCTCCTTCTAG
- the rplC gene encoding 50S ribosomal protein L3, producing the protein MKGLIGKKIGMTQVFNDEGNLVPVTVIDVGTCQVVGKRTPEKDKYSAVTIGYGEIREKILNLAERGFFKKANAPYRRHLKEFRVTPEEAASFNVGDAVKADMFAKGELVDVTGVTKGRGFAGVMRRWNFKGSQTKTHGTHEYQRHPGAIGQRKTPGRVYPNKKMPGHYGVDQVTTQNLTVVEVDVEKGLVLVKGAVAGHRDGVVYIRPSIKAAMRAQHKAARGA; encoded by the coding sequence GTGAAGGGTCTGATTGGCAAGAAGATCGGCATGACCCAGGTGTTCAACGATGAGGGCAACCTCGTCCCGGTCACGGTGATCGACGTGGGCACCTGCCAGGTCGTTGGCAAGCGCACCCCGGAGAAGGACAAGTACTCCGCGGTGACCATCGGTTACGGTGAGATCCGCGAGAAGATTCTCAACCTGGCCGAGCGGGGCTTCTTCAAGAAGGCCAACGCGCCTTACCGCCGCCACCTGAAGGAGTTCCGCGTCACGCCGGAGGAGGCTGCCTCCTTCAACGTGGGCGACGCCGTCAAGGCCGACATGTTCGCCAAGGGCGAGCTGGTCGACGTCACGGGCGTCACCAAGGGTCGCGGTTTCGCCGGCGTCATGCGCCGCTGGAACTTCAAGGGCTCTCAGACCAAGACGCACGGTACGCACGAGTACCAGCGTCACCCGGGCGCCATCGGTCAGCGTAAGACGCCGGGCCGCGTGTACCCGAACAAGAAGATGCCCGGCCACTACGGCGTGGATCAGGTCACCACCCAGAACCTGACCGTCGTGGAAGTGGACGTGGAGAAGGGCCTGGTGCTCGTGAAGGGCGCCGTGGCCGGTCACCGGGACGGCGTCGTCTACATCCGTCCCAGCATCAAGGCGGCCATGCGCGCGCAGCACAAGGCCGCGCGCGGCGCGTAG
- a CDS encoding HupE/UreJ family protein: MTRVSLRALLAWLLLATGVASAHDADILYIEAHRAAPESPEVREVMTLTPESLARLLSLEGTGAALNTRDALAGQLDAISARVWGSAPLAAGGQSCTRTAHAASPRRAFVELTATFTCPPGPLRQRFALLERLPPEYRVILGSVREGELPGAVFADASRPEVALPDGVSRTSLSGRFAGWVGLGMRHIFEGVDHLAFLLAVLLVGGGFKRVLWLVTSFTVAHSLTLGAAALGWVVLDGAGARWVEAAIAASIIYVALENLILREHRHRVLVTFLFGLIHGFGFAGVLAGYGLGESVATALLGFNVGVELGQAVVVAVLLPILRMLQRRPALHTRAVRAVSIGILAVGGFWMVERALG; the protein is encoded by the coding sequence ATGACGCGTGTCTCCCTCCGGGCCCTGCTGGCGTGGCTGCTGTTGGCCACGGGCGTGGCCTCCGCGCACGACGCCGATATCCTTTATATTGAGGCACACCGCGCCGCGCCGGAGTCACCCGAGGTGCGCGAGGTGATGACGCTGACGCCGGAGTCCCTGGCCCGGCTCCTGTCCCTGGAGGGTACGGGGGCGGCGCTGAACACCCGGGACGCGCTGGCCGGGCAGCTCGACGCCATCTCCGCGCGAGTCTGGGGCTCAGCGCCCCTGGCCGCGGGGGGCCAGTCCTGCACGCGGACCGCGCATGCCGCGTCGCCTCGGCGGGCCTTCGTGGAGCTGACGGCGACCTTCACCTGTCCTCCGGGGCCGCTGCGTCAGCGCTTCGCCCTGCTGGAGCGGCTGCCCCCCGAGTACCGGGTGATCCTGGGCAGCGTGAGGGAAGGGGAGTTGCCCGGGGCCGTGTTCGCGGATGCCTCGCGGCCGGAGGTGGCCCTGCCCGACGGGGTTTCGCGCACGTCGCTGTCCGGACGCTTCGCCGGTTGGGTGGGGCTGGGCATGCGCCACATCTTCGAGGGCGTGGACCACCTGGCCTTCCTGCTGGCCGTGCTCCTGGTGGGGGGCGGCTTCAAGCGGGTGCTGTGGCTGGTGACGTCCTTCACGGTGGCGCACTCGCTGACGCTGGGGGCCGCCGCGCTGGGGTGGGTGGTGCTGGACGGTGCGGGGGCCCGGTGGGTGGAGGCCGCCATCGCCGCCTCCATCATCTATGTCGCGTTGGAGAACCTGATCCTTCGCGAGCACCGGCACCGGGTGCTCGTCACGTTCCTCTTCGGACTGATCCACGGCTTTGGCTTCGCGGGCGTGCTGGCGGGCTATGGCCTGGGCGAGTCCGTGGCCACGGCGCTGCTGGGCTTCAACGTGGGGGTGGAGCTGGGGCAGGCGGTGGTGGTGGCGGTGTTGCTGCCCATCCTCCGCATGCTCCAGCGCCGTCCGGCTTTGCACACGCGGGCGGTGAGGGCGGTGTCCATCGGAATCCTCGCCGTTGGTGGGTTCTGGATGGTCGAGCGCGCACTCGGTTGA
- a CDS encoding lmo0937 family membrane protein — MYWTMGIILLVLWGLGLTTGSTEGYWVHLLLLFAMVTLLLAVVSHGRRAASA; from the coding sequence GTGTACTGGACGATGGGAATCATCCTGTTGGTGTTGTGGGGGCTGGGGCTGACGACGGGTTCCACCGAGGGGTACTGGGTCCACCTGCTGCTCTTGTTCGCGATGGTGACGCTCCTGTTGGCGGTGGTGTCCCACGGCCGCCGGGCGGCCTCGGCGTGA